A single region of the Sorghum bicolor cultivar BTx623 chromosome 9, Sorghum_bicolor_NCBIv3, whole genome shotgun sequence genome encodes:
- the LOC8083798 gene encoding probable calcium-binding protein CML14, which translates to MARSAPAAAAAASSPAPKPQPQPQPHPHPQLRGSQLKQLREIFQRFDMDGDGSLTQLELAALLRSLGLRPTGEEARALLAAMDSDGNGLVEFGELAAAIAPLLTTQTHLVDQAQLLEVFRAFDRDGNGFISAAELARSMARLGQPLTFEELTRMMRDADADGDGVISFQEFAAVMAKSALDFLGVA; encoded by the coding sequence ATGGCAAGGTCAgcaccggcggcggcagcagcggccTCTTCTCCGGCGCCGAAGCCACAGCCACAGCCACAGCCGCATCCACATCCGCAGCTGCGGGGCAGCCAGCTGAAGCAGCTGCGGGAGATCTTCCAGCGGTTCGACATGGACGGCGACGGCAGCCTGACGCAGCTAGAGCTAGCGGCGCTGCTGCGGTCGCTGGGCCTGCGCCCGACGGGGGAGGAGGCGCGGGCGCTGCTGGCCGCCATGGACTCGGACGGCAACGGCTTGGTGGAGTTCGGCGAGCTGGCGGCCGCCATCGCGCCGCTGCTCACCACGCAGACGCACCTCGTCGACCAGGCCCAGCTCCTGGAGGTGTTCCGCGCCTTCGACCGCGACGGCAACGGATTCATCTCCGCCgccgagctggcgcgctccatggCCCGACTTGGCCAGCCGCTCACCTTCGAGGAGCTCACGCGCATGATGCGCGACGCTGACGCCGATGGCGATGGCGTCATCAGCTTCCAGGAGTTCGCCGCCGTCATGGCCAAGTCCGCCCTCGACTTCCTCGGCGTCGCATGA
- the LOC8083797 gene encoding probable isoprenylcysteine alpha-carbonyl methylesterase ICME, whose product MARSAPPPRPGVLRSVAHSHTRAAASTLAVAIATSALIRLLILASPTSPSHPSLPPSLPLHDCTSRPPRARSPHPTLPPGPSHPSIAVAMQHASDHPAGGGGSAEGEAFVPRGGPQQGLRRRTGPVPLDYSSPRSGRAGDGRRSTFREDVGHAAAETYLVTGLAFTLLGYLGVGYRWISQLIALLVYAVLLMPGFIKVGYYYFFSSQVIRSVVYGEQPRNRLDLYMPRDNSKSSPVVAFVTGGAWIIGYKAWGALLGRRLAERGIIVACIDYRNFPQGTISDMVTDASEAISFICKNVVSFGGDPDKIYLMGQSAGAHIAACALLEQAVKESKGESTYWNLAQIKAYFGLSGGYNIQNLVDHFHERGLYRSIFLSIMEGEESLPRFSPEIVAKKLSAETISLLPQIVLLHGTADYSIPSSASATFADVLKQAGGKVELQLYEGKTHTDVFLQDPLRGGRDKMLEDVLSVIHVDDASAREKAASAPTPERLVYEWQIKLARQISPF is encoded by the exons ATGGCTCGCTCCGCACCCCCGCCGCGCCCCGGCGTCCTCCGTTCCGTTGCGCACAGCCACACGCGGGCTGCGGCGAGCACTCTCGCCGTCGCGATCGCGACTAGCGCGCTCATCCGCCTCCTAATTTTGGCCTCCCCAACCTCCCCCTCTcacccctccctccctccctccctccctctccatGACTGCACCTCCAGGCCACCCCGAGCCCGCTCCCCTCACCCTACACTGCCGCCGGGACCCTCGCACCCGTCGATCGCCGTGGCAATGCAGCACGCCAGCGACCACCCCGCCGGCGGGGGCGGGAGCGCCGAGGGGGAGGCCTTCGTCCCGCGCGGCGGGCCCCAGCAGggcctgcgccgccgcaccggcCCCGTCCCGCTCGACTACTCAAGCCCCCGCAGCGGCCGCGCGGGCGACGGGAGGCGCTCCACCTTCCGGGAGGACGTCGGGCACGCCGCCGCCGAGACGTACCTCGTCACGGGACTCGCATTCACCCTGCTCGGATACCTCGG GGTTGGTTATCGGTGGATATCGCAGCTTATTGCACTCCTTGTGTATGCAGTTTTACTCATGCCTGGTTTCATAAAAG TTGGGTACTACTATTTCTTTTCAAGTCAGGTTATTAGAAGTGTAGTCTATGGAGAACAACCAAGAAATAG GTTGGATTTGTACATGCCCAGAGATAACAGCAAATCCAGTCCAGTTGTGGCATTTGTAACTGGTGGAGCTTGGATCATTGG TTACAAGGCGTGGGGTGCTCTCCTTGGAAGGCGGTTAGCAGAGAGAGGAATTATAGTAGCTTGTATTGATTACAG AAATTTCCCTCAAGGAACAATAAGCGACATGGTCACTGATGCTTCTGAGGCAATATCATTCATCTGTAAAAATGTTGTTAGCTTTGGAGGGGATCCTGATAA AATTTACTTGATGGGTCAATCAGCAGGAGCACATATTGCGGCCTGTGCTCTCTTAGAGCAAGCAGTTAAAGAATCCAAGGGAGAGAGTACCTATTGGAATCTGGCTCAAATAAAAGCGTATTTTGGTTTATCTGGAGG ATACAACATCCAGAATTTGGTTGATCACTTTCATGAACGTGGTCTTTATCGTTCAATATTTCTCAG CATAATGGAGGGAGAGGAATCACTGCCACGTTTCTCACCTGAAATTGTCGCCAAAAAATTAAGTGCAGAAACCATATCTCTGCTACCTCAGATTGTACTACTGCATGGAACAGCAGATTACTCCATACCATCATCTGCGAG TGCAACTTTTGCGGATGTTCTTAAACAAGCTGGTGGAAAAGTAGAGTTACAATTGTATGAAGGGAAAACACATACTGATGTATTTTTACAG GATCCACTAAGGGGTGGCAGGGACAAAATGCTTGAAGATGTTTTATCTGTCATTCATGTTGATGATGCAAGTGCGCGTGAGAAGGCCGCTTCAGCACCTACCCCGGAGCGCCTGGTTTATGAGTGGCAAATTAAATTGGCCCGCCAAATTAGTCCCTTCTAA
- the LOC8083799 gene encoding serine/threonine-protein kinase STY8, translated as MKEGGGGGGDGGFVRADQIDLKSLDEQLERHLSRAWTMEKRKEEASGGADQRGAGARPHSRRPRREDWEIDPAKLVVKGVIARGTFGTVHRGIYDAHDVAVKLLDWGEDGHRSEQDIQALRAAFSQEVSVWHKLDHPNVTKFIGAIMGARDLNIQTENGHIGMPTNICCVVVEYLPGGALKSFLIKNRRRKLAFKVVVQIALDLARGLSYLHSKKIVHRDVKTENMLLDKTRTVKIADFGVARLEASNPSDMTGETGTLGYMAPEVLNGNPYNRKCDVYSFGICLWEIYCCDMPYPDLSFSEVTSAVVRQNLRPEIPRCCPSSLANVMKRCWDANPDKRPEMAEVVSMLEAIDTSKGGGMIPVDQRPGCLACFRQYRGP; from the exons ATGAAGgagggcggtggcggcggcggggacggGGGGTTCGTGCGGGCGGACCAGATCGACCTCAAGAGCCTGGACGAGCAGCTGGAGCGCCACCTCAGCCGCGCCTGGACCATGGAGAAGCGCAAGGAGGAGGCCTCCGGGGGCGCCGACCAGCGCGGCGCTGGCGCCAGGCCGCACTCCCGGCGCCCGCGGAGGGAGGACTGGGAGATCGACCCGGCCAAGCTCGTCGTCAAGGGCGTCATCGCCCGCGGCACCTTCGGCACCGTCCACCGCGGCATCTACGACGCCCACGACGTTGCAG TGAAACTACTTGATTGGGGAGAGGATGGGCATAGGTCAGAACAAGACATTCAAGCACTAAGAGCAGCTTTTTCACAAGAGGTTTCTGTTTGGCATAAGCTTGACCATCCAAATGTAACTAAG TTTATAGGAGCTATAATGGGTGCAAGGGATCTGAATATTCAAACAGAAAATGGTCACATTGGCATGCCAACTAATATCTGCTGTGTTGTTGTGGAGTACCTTCCTGGTGGTGCACTAAAATCATTTCTGATAAAGAACAGGAGAAGGAAGTTAGCTTTTAAGGTCGTTGTCCAAATTGCTCTTGACCTTGCCAGGGG ATTAAGTTATCTTCATTCCAAGAAGATTGTGCACCGTGATGTGAAGACTGAAAATATGCTTCTTGACAAAACGAGAACTGTGAAAATTGCTGATTTTGGTGTTGCTCGACTCGAAGCTTCTAATCCCAGTGATATGACCGGTGAAACTGGAACACTTGGTTACATGGCACCTGAG GTTCTCAATGGAAATCCATACAACAGGAAATGTGATGTTTATAGCTTCGGGATCTGTTTGTGGGAGATATACTGCTGTGATATGCCGTATCCTGATTTGAGCTTCTCAGAGGTCACATCTGCTGTTGTTCGTCAG AACTTGAGGCCAGAGATACCACGTTGCTGTCCAAGCTCTTTAGCAAACGTGATGAAGCGTTGCTGGGACGCGAACCCTGACAAGCGACCTGAGATGGCTGAGGTGGTGTCCATGTTGGAGGCAATCGACACATCAAAGGGTGGAGGCATGATCCCTGTAGATCAGCGGCCCGGATGCCTTGCATGCTTCCGGCAGTACAGAGGTCCATGA